Proteins encoded within one genomic window of Drosophila willistoni isolate 14030-0811.24 chromosome XL unlocalized genomic scaffold, UCI_dwil_1.1 Seg141, whole genome shotgun sequence:
- the LOC6649346 gene encoding protein kinase C-binding protein NELL2, producing MHMARLKYLTLLLLMATCGMAMELLELSCSTDDHCSQLERGKCRNSVCICTARDTQEEEPCHPIEDSQKLTNIVGGPCPCKQPHTECIEMEQQQKQCFCAEGYIPSVDRRRCLPEKVELDGHCELDAQCQRAETFSVCHQNRCLCKTNFEPHQQRCRAVIDVKCLNNTDCETFGASVCMPNISKCLCSIDQVPNRNMTKCIAGVAYGENCSHNLTCQLTLGAAGQCHEKDHRCACRAMHYPRRQVPAQLKEESQEIANKDVICRPIVLFGAYCRNDSDCQENHAMKTQKEQDQEIQLQTPNSMRCMWGECRCSDNYTLVDNDKCVINGGAHAFHLPAIFLILIGITLHKMIFIEGI from the exons atgcacaTGGCACGACTTAAATACTTAACTTTGCTACTACTAATGGCAACTTGTGGCATGGCAATGGAACTGCTGGAATTATCCTGTTCCACAGATGACCATTGCTCACAATTGGAACGTGGAAAATGTCGAAATTCCGTTTGCATTTGCACAGCACGTGATACTCAAGAAGAGGAGCCTTGCCATCCCATAGAAGATTCCCAGAAACTGACTAATATTGTTGGTGGGCCATGTCCCTGTAAGCAACCGCATACCGAATGCATCGAGATGGAACAACAGCAGAAGCAGTGCTTCTGCGCCGAGGGCTATATACCTAGTGTGGATCGACGACGCTGCCTGCCGGAGAAAGTTGAATTGGATGGACATTGTGAATTGGATGCCCAATGCCAGAGGGCGGAGACATTTAGTGTTTGCCATCAGAACCGCTGCTTGTGCAAGACAAACTTTGAGCCGCATCAACAACGTTGTCGAGCCGTTATAG ATGTCAAGTGCTTAAACAACACGGATTGCGAAACATTCGGGGCGTCTGTCTGTATGCCCAATATTTCAAAGTGCCTCTGCTCCATTGATCAAGTCCCCAATCGCAATATGACCAAATGCATAGCGGGTGTTGCCTACGGTGAGAATTGTAGCCATAACCTAACATGCCAGTTAACCCTAGGAGCCGCCGGACAATGTCACGAAAAAGACCATCGCTGTGCTTGCCGTGCTATGCATTATCCTAGAAGACAAGTGCCGGCACAACTTAAGGAAGAAAGCCAGGAAATTGCTAATAAGGATGTTATTTGTCGACCCATTGTACTTTTTGGTGCCTACTGCCGCAACGATAGCGATTGCCAGGAGAATCATGCCATGAAAACGCAAAAGGAACAGGATCAGGAGATTCAACTTCAGACACCGAATTCCATGCGATGCATGTGGGGCGAATGTCGATGCAGCGATAACTACACTCTTGTGGATAACGACAAATGTGTAATCAATGGGGGAGCACACGCTTTCCATTTGCCGGCAATATTCTTGATACTGATTGGCATCACTTTACATAAGATGATATTTATTGAGGGAATataa
- the LOC6649347 gene encoding 39S ribosomal protein L38, mitochondrial, with translation MSLSNFLMKSGLNSGNCLRGTIIPVVLNNPDRRHGHTLRGKPPGVARTLEQRLRDETASDPEVTARVNIGFPQLKGSRSEQLKNRLKHLKAQRSNKELEQLARSNKLLIDLDQVQEAYTKTTGQHDLRLLADHYGIYGDLFGSAYFVPRVPLQINYEQENVLSPVYNGNVIKPSEATKAPVVSFDGQLDPISGKQTSNSENYWTLLLTNPDAHYTNGAKECVHWFIGNIPNGHVSEGEVLVNYLPPFPPNGVGYQRMVFILYKQQSRLDLSAYQLATSDYANLEKRLFSTLDFYSQHQTNLTPAGLGFYQTNWDESLTGLYHDVLKLKEPIYEYDFPKPYLADQKFFPLKQPFNLYMDKHRDIKEVNKEYLQRKLAKTHPFDGPEQPLRYPNAHPIKGVPSWLKTEVRKQRLGMGRVQDY, from the exons ATGTCTTTAAGcaattttttaatgaaaagcGGCTTAAACAGTGGCAACTGTCTCCGCGGAACAATTATCCCGGTCGTTCTCAATAATCCAGATAGGCGTCATGGGCATACATTACGTGGCAAACCGCCTGGAGTGGCTCGCACTCTGGAGCAGCGACTGAGAG ATGAGACAGCTAGCGATCCTGAAGTAACGGCTCGTGTAAATATTGGTTTTCCACAGCTTAAAGGATCGCGATCGGAACAACTAAAGAACCGCTTGAAACATCTGAAAGCCCAGCGTTCCAATAAAGAACTCGAGCAATTGGCACGGAGTAACAAAC TGCTAATTGATCTGGATCAGGTGCAGGAGGCATATACAAAGACAACAGGGCAACATGATTTACGCCTGCTGGCGGATCATTATGGCATCTATGGTGATCTTTTTGGTAGCGCTTACTTTGTACCCCGTGTGCCACtccaaataaattatgaacaGGAAAACGTTCTCAGCCCAGTCTACAACGGCAATGTGATCAAACCATCGGAGGCAACTAAGGCGCCAGTAGTTAGTTTCGATGGTCAGCTTGATCCTATTAGCGGCAAGCAGACAAGCAATTCAGAGAATTACTGGACATTGCTGCTCACCAATCCGGATGCACACTACACTAATGGGGCCAAGGAATGTGTTCATTGGTTCAT TGGCAACATTCCCAATGGACACGTGAGCGAGGGTGAGGTATTGGTTAATTACCTGCCACCATTTCCGCCCAATGGTGTGGGCTATCAACGTATGGTCTTTATACTTTATAAGCAACAGTCTCGCCTGGATCTAAGTGCATACCAATTGGCCACATCCGACTATGCTAATCTTGAGAAGCGTCTCTTTAGTACTCTTGACTTTTATAGCCAGCATCAGACCAACTTAACGCCAGCGGGCTTGGGATTCTATCAAACTAATTGGGATGAGTCGCTGACGGGGCTCTATCATGATGTGCTTA AACTCAAAGAGCCCATTTATGAGTATGATTTCCCTAAACCATATCTGGCCGATCAGAAATTCTTCCCACTGAAACAGCCATTCAACCTGTATATGGATAAGCATCGCGACATTAAAGAAGTGAACAAGGAGTATTTGCAACGAAAACTGGCCAAAACGCATCCCTTCGATGGTCCCGAGCAGCCATTGCGCTACCCCAATGCACATCCCATAAAGGGTGTACCCTCGTGGCTAAAGACCGAAGTGCGTAAACAACGTTTGGGCATGGGTCGTGTCCAGGATTACTAG
- the LOC6649348 gene encoding inositol polyphosphate-4-phosphatase type I A, which translates to MRFNKSELNSLATNPATKFDKEGLLIITDRQEGFLWRSEVRVQRWCKLRGNLLFYLKDKDSKSQVAGVFVLENCRPRFQNDQIDPEGYVFDLDFKQSPSERFITHSAAERLAWVRSIEQASNEKLNQVIRQLKDQIAATSRQRPLSMGNHIDLGMPVPMAVPVSQATTTTTMIQEDPKPVEAPGSVEDLDLSELPICETSFSCDNLSVDSLGRAPNPRVVCLVLQSDDGEPGLWREHARTEMLERTQSPQFLCTMRFQRSAGFSTATRLRFTVHDVKERMSLTSVPLGHAEVALGVIQDATRLRLPLSSPRGESGFITLASWTPEVALESGSGMAPPPRSSTQLFEPNETAGGRRRAHRRTQSLPPKLAVRLFVPQQSGLQRICARPLLHSYRLHSSLGADISVQETLLESRLCCVIPQQLLSIWIQREKELLQEVSGMGELSGDWRGRQMNLLEEHLRLLKDYSQAKQNIQQLARDGIHFKQSSVKTDESLEFLPVNLHVQRMWAQNDTLQRRGVLDVITVGAFTRHDVKGRKCGGLIKLLQESKSWKLEQSNACKVQAANDAVQATKQLRKEIVELMSQLLQLASQRSAQDMMPLCNQMVSKTRTLLNIWEPSIVEEAVAFIEKHRIIEEPDNVLMEPMSPFRKITQQLTALDLKSPELEDFATPVVAPPDLWPRGHPSLMRSNSWHPSNNSPSSSLDINAIDSLQHAVKCYNEHLRCLEEAEATHQSLPPAWQQSSAPLTVSCSADPPLHLIDLDEIKKRQATPAGFLDTKLMNSSPSANYYRPTEEPEPLDLTQLNIEASVMCLVSKLKFFCGRCDSPAIRLRHPKTPLKREGFAVSPQQTPDVIAAPGKVPMVQPAASQQDQQQLPPADGGVIFRTGDRGGKRGNKFTDGLDLSLTTDWTAELRPSMRKLRHAMDRILKTARLMHSVQRLQQDVRCNRIQASITYRRDVCFSQALTALVSALMLRLWGSEVDMAYFMMLRDLGPLAYFEGLLSLYGSETDMWSDMCIAIEDLSAVTFQLVRAQGEAKVTPTPRITGSRQAMEVQLPVPEHSLPGNGSTISFKITPVFFNIGINEKATIAETLGQTREQHRSNWDNYLRLSQYVGRYRKLGLGSVDTGESLQSLLGFMEQQLRANVSKNIKILHLAEDTCRLMDGLRFTSCKSAKDRTGMAVTLEQCRVLVREFQLPAKHVPNALSTMRSEGTRMDNVLKNIGKRKYAFNLPQVISLPAMYRPPVGAYGKAET; encoded by the exons ATGCGCTTCAACAAATCCGAATTAAACTCTTTGGCCACAAATCCAGCaacaaaatttgataaggaaGGTCTGCTTATAATCACAGATCGTCAGGAGGGATTTCTCTGGCGTAGCGAAG ttCGAGTGCAACGTTGGTGCAAATTGCGAGGCAATTTACTTTTCTATTTGAAGGACAAGGATTCAAAATCACAAGTGGCTGGTGTATTCGTTCTGGAGAATTGTCGGCCTCGATTCCAAAATGATCAAATCGATCCCGAGGGCTATGTATTTGATTTAG ATTTTAAGCAGAGCCCCTCGGAAAGGTTCATAACACATTCCGCTGCCGAACGACTGGCCTGGGTCCGCAGCATTGAGCAGGCATccaatgaaaaattaaatcaagtTATTAGGCAACTAAAGGATCAAATTGCGGCCACAAGCAGGCAGCGTCCATTGTCAATGGGCAATCACATTGATCTGGGCATGCCCGTGCCCATGGCCGTTCCTGTTAGTCAGGCTACGACTACGACTACGATGATACAGGAGGATCCCAAGCCGGTGGAGGCTCCTGGTTCAGTTGAAG ATTTGGATCTGTCAGAGCTTCCCATTTGCGAGACGTCTTTCAGCTGTGATAATCTTTCGGTGGATAGTTTGGGTCGTGCTCCTAATCCTCGCGTGGTTTGTCTGGTACTGCAGTCAGACGATGGTGAACCTGGACTTTGGCGAGAACACGCCCGCACTGAGATGTTGGAGCGCACCCAATCGCCCCAATTTCTATGTACAATGCGCTTCCAACGCAGTGCTGGATTCAGTACAGCCACGCGCCTACGATTCACCGTGCATGATGTAAAGGAACGAATGTCGCTGACCTCAGTGCCTCTGGGCCATGCCGAAGTGGCCCTTGGTGTAATTCAAGATGCCACAAGGCTACGTTTACCTCTGAGTTCACCTCGTGGCGAATCTGGTTTTATTACACTGGCTTCCTGGACACCAGAGGTGGCCCTAGAGTCAGGATCGGGCATGGCACCGCCTCCACGATCGAGCACTCAGTTGTTTGAACCAAACGAAACAGCAGGAGGTCGTCGACGTG CCCATCGTCGTACGCAGTCCCTGCCTCCAAAGCTAGCTGTACGTCTTTTTGTGCCACAGCAGTCGGGACTGCAGAGAATTTGCGCCAGGCCTCTACTGCATTCGTATCGGCTGCATTCGTCTCTGGGAGCCGACATTAGTGTCCAGGAAACGTTGCTCGAGTCGCGGCTATGCTGTGTTATACCTCAGCAGCTTCTATCCATTTGGATTCAGCGGGAAAAGGAACTGCTGCAAGAAGTATCCGGCATGGGGGAGTTGAGCGGTGATTGGCGCGGGCGCCAAATGAATCTGCTCGAGGAGCATTTGCGTCTGCTTAAGGATTACTCGCAGGCAAAGCAGAATATCCAGCAATTGGCCAGAGATGGCATCCATTTCAAGCAATCATCCGTGAAGACAGATGAGTCCTTGGAGTTTCTGCCCGTTAATCTGCACGTTCAACGAATGTGGGCCCAGAATGACACATTACAACGTCGTGGAGTCCTCGACGTGATTACCGTCGGTGCCTTTACCCGGCATGATGTGAAGGGTCGCAAATGCGGTGGACtcattaa ACTGCTGCAGGAAAGCAAATCATGGAAGCTGGAGCAAAGCAATGCTTGCAAGGTGCAGGCAGCCAACGATGCTGTCCAGGCAACCAAGCAATTGAGAAAAGAGATTGTCGAGCTAATGTCGCAGCTTTTGCAGTTGGCTAGTCAACGGAGTGCCCAGGATATGATGCCTCTGTGTAATCAAATGGTGTCCAAGACTCGCACCCTGCTCAACATCTGGGAGCCCAGCATTGTCGAGGAGGCGGTGGCCTTTATTGAAAAGCATCGTATTATAGAAGAGCCCGATAATGTTCTCATGGAACCAATGTCGCCTTTTCGCAAAATAACTCAACAGTTGACTGCCTTGGATTTGAAATCGCCAGAGCTGGAGGACTTTGCCACTCCAGTGGTAGCACCTCCAGATCTCTGGCCTCGTGGCCATCCATCTCTGATGCGCTCCAACAGCTGGCATCCGAGCAACAATTCGCCATCTAGCTCTCTGGACATCAATGCCATTGACTCACTGCAGCATGCGGTCAAGTGTTATAATGAGCATCTCCGTTGCTTGGAGGAGGCAGAGGCCACACATCAGTCGTTACCCCCGGCCTGGCAGCAGTCATCAGCACCACTTACAGTTTCCTGTTCTGCAGATCCTCCACTACATTTAATTGATCTAGATGAGATTAAGAAAAGACAAGCAACACCCGCTGGATTTCTGGATACCAAACTAATGAATTCCTCTCCATCGGCAAATTATTATCGGCCCACAGAGGAGCCAGAGCCATTGGATTTAACCCAATTAAACATTGAGGCTAGCGTTATGTGCCTGGTGAGCAAACTGAAATTCTTTTGCGGTCGCTGTGACAGTCCAGCGATCCGACTGCGTCATCCCAAGACGCCTCTAAAGCGTGAAGGCTTTGCAGTGTCACCACAACAGACACCTGATGTGATTGCTGCTCCAGGAAAAGTGCCGATGGTGCAACCAGCAGCAAGTCAGCAGGATCAACAGCAATTGCCGCCAGCAGATGGTGGAGTTATATTCCGAACTGGTGATCGTGGTGGCAAGAGGGGAAACAAGTTTACAGATGGTTTGGATTTGTCGTTAACCACCGATTGGACAGCCGAGTTGCGTCCCAGTATGCGTAAGCTGCGACATGCAATGGACCGGATTTTGAAGACAGCCAGGCTAATGCACTCTGTCCAGAGGTTACAACAGGATGTGCGTTGCAATCGCATCCAAGCCAGCATCACATATCGAAGGGATGTCTGCTTCTCACAGGCG TTGACAGCTTTGGTCAGTGCTCTGATGCTTCGCCTTTGGGGAAGTGAGGTGGACATGGCGTATTTTATGATGCTGCGTGATCTTGGGCCATTGGCCTATTTCGAGGGATTGCTCTCACTTTATGGCAGCGAGACGGACATGTGGAGTGATATGTGCATTGCCATTGAGGATTTGTCAGCAGTCACCTTTCAACTAGTTAGAGCCCAGGGCGAGGCTAAAGTAACGCCAACGCCAAGGATCACAGGATCACGCCAGGCCATGGAAGTGCAATTGCCCGTGCCGGAACACTCATTGCCTGGCAATGGGTCCACAATTAGCTTTAAAATTACCCCAGTCTTCTTCAACATTGGCATCAATGAGAAGGCCACCATTGCCGAGACGCTGGGCCAGACACGCGAACAGCATCGTTCCAACTGGGATAACTATCTGAGACTCAGTCAGTATGTTGGACGTTATCGTAAACTGGGTTTGGGTTCAGTTGATACTGGCGAGTCGCTTCAATCGCTGCTCGGCTTCATGGAGCAGCAGCTAAGGGCCAATGTATCAAAGAATATCAAAATTTTACACCTGGCAGAGGATACCTGTAGGCTGATGGATGGTCTGCGTTTCACCTCATGCAAGAGTGCCAAAGATCGCACTGGCATGGCTGTGACACTGGAGCAGTGCCGTGTTTTGGTTCGAGAATTTCAATTGCCAGCAAAACATGTGCCCAACGCCTTGAGCACCATGCGAAG CGAAGGAACACGCATGGATAATGTACTTAAAAACATTGGCAAGCGCAAGTATGCTTTTAATTTGCCTCAGGTCATCTCGTTGCCCGCAATGTATAGACCACCAGTTGGGGCCTATGGCAAAGCCGAGACCTAA